CTATTTAAATAACACAATGATTAAAAAGGCATtagttgatttctttcttttttttttcttgaaatgacatttttcttttttttccccctttcccaaaaggaaataaaaacattagcTTACTTTTTACTGCTCAATTAATTGCCGTGGGTTTTTCTCTGTAGAGATCAGTAAGACCTCCAGGCAGATGTCATTGATCCAACTATAGTGTCATTATGTGCCTGTCCATACGTGTGATGTTGGAGAGAGGGTTTTGTTTGTGGGGATCACAAAGCCATCATCTATCTGACTCCCTGGGTTCAGGCGGGCTCTCACCTGCAGCACTTCCCATGAATGTCTTCCTTggcctgttattatttttaatcactcACAGGGTGCTTCTTACTAGTAAAGTTCTTGCCGATCTACATCTTCAGCACTACCTCAAAGGAGTCTCAGGACATTGATTAGTAAATTAAGCTCCACTCCCCTGACGAGAGGCAGGattgggggaggagagggcagtCTGAGCTTTGTCCAAAAGGTCATAGGACTTGTTGGCTCCTGCAGATTTCAAGAATCTATGCAAGTTCAGAGTACCAAAGGTGAGCAAAAGGTTCTGTGTGGTACAACAAGCAACCACTCTGAGTCCAAAAGCCCTGAACTCACAGACCTCATCAAACACCAAAATAGTGGTAGTAGCAGTAAAGACGCATATATTCTGCTTGGTTCCAGGAAGTATTTCTTATTAACtttgtgatcttggacaaatGACTTAGCTAGCCTCTTTgaaactcagttttctcatctgtataataAGAGCAATGGCCTCACCTCACTGTTTAGAAAATGAAGTGTTATGTCACCATCAGTTAACACTCTTTGGAGTGTTCACACTCCAAGTGAAAGAAAACCAATCAGATTCAGGTGAAGCAGAAAGAGCACTCAATTATGAGCAAAAGTAATGTCTCTCAAGAGCATGCATGCATCTGGGTCTGAGGAAAAAACTGGAATTATAGGCTCAAGTGTCACCTGAAGCTCTTCCTATTTCTTGCCTCCACTTCCTCGATGCAGCAACCCTTCATACTACTCCTTAGCTTCCATGGCAGGACATAGCTACCAACAGCTCACAAAGCTACATTCCCCTGCCCAACCTAGACTAAGAGACAAAGCAACTGGCCCAAATTCTAAATCTCAGGGAAGAACAGGGATTGGCCTAGGTCATATCATGTGCCTACATTTAAATCAATCAATTCTGTGTTAGGAGGAGGGGGATGTTATTCTACTGACGCGACTGTCGCTGTGGTAAGCCTGAGGTGGATATTTCATAGAGAAAAGGGAGTAATTACCAGAAAAGAGTTTCACAACAGATTAAATAATCGGTGTCTACAACAATATGTAAGAAATAGCTATCACTATACCCACTCTAGAAGAGAGAACACGTATTTTTCTCTTGTCAAGAAGTAGATTTCTGCACATTTGAAAGgctacatctttttaaaaagcaaagtaaatatAATACTATGTATTAATTACAATAAATATAGATCACCTAATGTTAAAAGTCAGAAGAGAACATGCATACTGTGAACAATTAATGTCTTAAGTGCACGgtattttttccatctgtttaAAGACACAATTGAAATTCAATaagtagaaaaacagaattttgtttCTAATCCTATTCTCCTTCTCTGCCCTTCAGAAACCCAAATCTTCTCACATTTTCCACTCTCACTTTCAATTACTTTTCTATCTTTAAGTTGTCTTAGTTTGTGGGTCTACTACCACGTTTTTAGCGTTAAAGATCTAAGGGACTATATTAAAGTACTTGAAACTATTTCAAAGAGCAATGAAATGCCCCTATATGTTAGCAGTAAACGGAGCACCAAGCTGGAAATGAAGAAAgccaatttctatttttctcccttttcccaaAAATACACAGAACAATTTCGGACAAGTCATTTGTGGTCCTCATACCATCCATAAATCTGCCTGTTGGTAACCAGCTTACTTTCCTCTGGGAGGAATGGATTAACTCTAAATAGGGTTTACATTTACAGGGAGAAAGAGGAGTGGAATCTCAGAAAACTAGACAtttcctgttgttgttgttgttgttttaatcagaAAGTGAATTCTTACCTagagaaataatttgttttgcaTGTAATACAAAAGAATTATTTCACTTGGATCAAATCGTAGGAATCCAATTGCCCTCTGCCAATAAACTCCACGCCTGAGTGAGGGGCTGAGGAcaatatattttaggttttggaAAGAGACCATTTTGTGTCACTTTCTAGAATTCTTTCTAGCTGATTTCAGTATATTACTAATTTTGGAGAGAATAATTCTAGGACCTTTCAAATAGAATGATAGAGAGAAGTGTGCCTATCAtagtaaaaaaggaaattgaaagacTCATTTTACATTGGATTTTGTGTCTCTGATATGATTCCTTTATAGGGAGGAGAAATTAAATTTACGACGCAAGAGTGTTCCAAGTAGATGCTGAAATGGGGAAATTAACTGGTGTAGAAATGTGTGTTACCAGTTGGAGATTATTCCTTcacatttgttttcaaatatgaaGAGAATTCCATGGAGAAAGAACAGTTGCTAGAATAATAATATTGtcttgaaataaaattcacagaTTCTATGTGACAAAAACCTGTTCTTAAATGGGGCTGTTTGGTTACAGCTTAAAGGAAACACATAGTGATGGAAGACTCATTTGAGGCCGAAACTCAACCAAAGCCATTTTAATGTTTGGtcctttaaaaattctgtcaATTCATTTCTTGGTAGTTAGgatataaaaaaatatgcaaataggCATGATGTAGTTGGTCAGTGCTAATCTTTTTATAATAACTAATGTTCTCTTTCAGCAGCCACTACCCCTTCTGTTCATGTCACCTTCACCCAGGAGTCACAAAATACTGAAGACGGTCGCTTTTACTTGATTAAATTTGGGGAGGTTGAAGCTAGGCCCAAATCCTCACCTTCCTCTTTCCTaaatactttttctcttctctcttaatTACATGGCTTTACACTGATTTACATGAATTTCAGCTTTCAAAATCATTGGTCTTTGCTGAATGCAAATAGGCACATGGGAAAATTATATTAAGTTTGCACAATTGATCTTTCATCATTTCAAATGGTACCTTTGAATAGTTCCTGAAATGTCTGTCTGAAATACTCCCAGCGCTGAGTGTCATCAAGAGATGCAGGGTCACCCTGGGAAAACCCATTCTCAGTGATGTAAATTACAGGGTTATTATATGTGTCCTGAAACAAGAGAGCAGAAGTTTTATTCCAAAcagatgtaaaaagaaaaaaaaaaaaagactcataaaaTCAGGTGCATTACCCTCTATCTTCTCTAAGCTACAACTCAAAACTAGTTTTCATCAAATTGCACTGACCCTATTAACTTAATTTTCCACGCACTGACCTTTTATGACTAACAATGGAAAATCAAAACTGTGCAAATGTCCATGAAGACAGTCAAATGACTCTTATCATAATGAGAAGATAGAAATATCTTTCTTCCATCAGCATCTGCTGATTGTCACTACTCTTTAACCCTTTGGTCCCACCAACAGCTACACTCTCTATCCCCCCACAGCAAGGGTCCTAAAAAtcattaacttaaaattttaattttagccaccTGGACTCCATCCAGCATAACAGAGGCCCAAAAAGGATCCAACAATTTCAACCCttaatatgctttttttaataattataattgtgACATCAGCCTGAAAAATATGCCCAAGCTATTCCTATGACCACAACTGACTTTAACAGAGAATCTCAACTTTAACCATGGTATTGAAGCCTCTTATCAGCTAGTTAACTCCTCACCAACTTAAATCCTAATCTCTCTTCCCAAGCCAACAAAAGTATAACCTACTGCCTAAAACCGTTCTTTTTCCAAGTTCACACATATGTCTGTCTTCCCATACTTCGGCATACATGAACAGAAACACTGTGTTTTACCTTAATGTATTTCAGTAGTTTACGTATTCCCCATGGTACCACGTAGATCCAACCCAAACTTATCCAAGATGGATCTGGAAAAATTTCAATCTCCACATCCTGGAGAAAACCCAGttctcctttcttattctccTGGTACTTGACTAAGCGAGTTGTATAATAATTCAGAGCAAAGAAATCAGCAGTGCCTTTAatcattctcttctcttcttctgtaaATTCTGGAAGCCTTGATGATGGATAGCCTTGCTTTTTACTCATGAAGGCAATCTGGGACTTGACAACTTCCGGATAATCACCATCAGTAAATATGGGTTTAGCAAAGAAATCCAAGGAGAAAGCTATGGCTCTTTTAGCAGCTTCCTGGTCAGACACTGAGTTGGGATCTGCTGGTTCCACCCAGGGAGCAAAAATTGCTAGGGACACCATGCCCTTCTGCTCTCTTCGGAATAAGGAATTATAGCTGTGCCAGGATCTGGCGTGAGCTTTAATCAAATTATGAGCTGCCTGATAACCTCCGGTTCCGATGTGAGGTATGCCAGGAGGAAATATACCAAGATCATATGCCAGCAGGGCAAAAATATTAGGCTCATTTATGGTGATCCACTGCTTGACTCGATCTCCAAAAGTACTGAAGCAAAACCGGGCATATTTGTCAAAGGATTCAACGATTGCCTCTGACAACCAACCTCCTTTGTTTTCTAAGGCCTGAGGCAAGTCAAAGTGGTAGAGGGTCACTATGGGCATGACTCCATTAGCTAACAAATCATCAATGATCTTGTTGTAATAGTCAATTCCTacgagaaaaacaaaaatgaagcatgagaagaaaacttatttttagaaCATCAACAATAAGTAAAGAGCAGAGAGGATCAGGAATAATTTCCTTAACAATTTTAATCCAAAATAAGGTTTGTTACTTCCTACATATAATCAGTTAAAGTTTGAGAGGAAACATTAAGGCTGCCAAGGAAGAATGGCTGATCAGAAAGTCAGGGGTGTGATGGAAGATGTAGAAGACATATGTTCTAAAAGGGATACATTTGGGCAAATTGCTACCACACAACTCTGTGTTATGGCCACACTGAATGAAATTGTTTCTTAGCTTGATTTGTGTCTTAACCTCATTAAGAATATAAGCCTCATAATAGCTGGGGCCTTATCTAATTCACTTCTGGATCCCCCAAATCCAGGATCAAAACCAGAAATtcagtagatactcaataaatatttgttgaatgaatgaatggttctCAGTGGTATTAAATATAAAGTAAAGGAATTGAACCAGATGACTGCTTCAGTGCTTCTCCAGATATATCAGTCTTTCAAGTCTAAAAAGCAGACCCACTGAGCGTGAATAAGAGCTCCCAGAATGTGGATTAAAAGGGCAGTTGGCCAGAGGCTTGGCATGTTATGGAACATGGTTGGGGACTTTGCTCTAAAATGCTGACATAGTCAAAGAGAATACCTAGCCACCCCTGGCTCTCAGCTAATTTTCTAGCACTGTAAGTATGGTGGTGGGGCGGGGAGATTTTTAGGATTGTGGTAGAGTTCAGAAGAATGTTATTAAGTTAGAAATACTCTGCCTCAGAACCCAATGCCAAGAAGATGTAGAGTCCAACCTAATAATGGCTCCTAATTGGAAGACACCTTCTGGGGAGAAACCAGTATTAGTGCTTCCTGTGATTTTATGTTTAAGATTATGGAAGAAACTTAAGCTCAGGAGAGGAAGTTGTCCTGTTTTGAGATTGTTTCCTGGATAATAACTGtacattcatatgtagaattgtGTTGCTTTCAAAGTTTGTCTAGAAGCAGGgtccctttttctgtttttaacttagtatcctccaattaaaaaaataattcagatttttaaatttattcattcaatcattaaTTTGTTCATCCCTTAAATACACATGTATAGATAGGCTACTATATGCTGGACATACAAACGTATGTAAGATAATACTGTTCTGGGTCTAAGGTAGCTTCAATTTTAGTAGGGATTATAGATAAATTTGTAAACAATTATAATACAGTGTTATTGGTAAAGACAAATTAAATACCTTTCAAGCATATGATAAGGAGTACCCATTCCAAACTGAAGACATTTGAAAACTTATTTTGAAAGCAATACACCATCAtgatttcaaaagtaaaataggGCAACAGGCTACCACAATTCTATCCCaattccttcacctatttcagtgaccttaggcaagttactctATCTCTCTGagttatctttctctgtctgtaaaATTTTTGACAATAATAGAAACCTACTTCAATAATGTATTGCAAGGGTTTAAAGAGTTGATAAATTGAAAATGGTTAGAATAGCTCTTGGCATAAGGTAAGGGCTCAGTACAGGTTAgctatcattttaataattattgttattgttgtcatTAGTGACATCTAAGCTGACACTCAAATGATGAATATAAATTACTCGCATACGGCAAGGAAGAACAAGTGAtccaaaaagagaacaaagagaaacaaatatgTGAAAGAATAAAGAGGGTGTGGAAATAAATACCACCCGATTGTGAGCAGCCTATTTATTCAGTTTGCTGTAGCAAGGGAGTCAGCCATCACCGCTTGCATTTGACAGATACTCAAAGACTGTCAAGGAAGAGGGAAAGCTTTAGAGTGACaaaaaggaggggaaggagaaggttCAGTTACCTTCTGATCGAAAGTTGTTGGCACAGGGAGGTGGGAGGTAGGCTAACTAGAAATGGGGCATCCTAAGCAATTGCTTTGGGCCActtatttggttttctttggttGGTCCTAAGTTGGAAGCAGGGAGCAAGAGAatgaaccaccaccaccaccaccaccaccaccaccaacaacaacaacaacaacaataacaatagaaacagaaaagtttGCAGACATTGACCAAGTTCTGACTATTCTGGACCAATCTCTGCAGAGGTTGTGGTTGGGtttcccagattttttttgtGGCTCAGAGTTTTATTATCATATATGGACTGGCTATTGTTTGCATTTATATTGTAATTTAGCCAAGTGTAGTTCTGTCTGGGAACTGTAAGTTCAGTATAATGAGAATGTATAGCTGagcagagaaagaataagagtGGTGAGGGGTAAACAGACACCAAATTATGCAAGGCCATGTGTTGTCTACCTATCTGTCTGTAAGGGTGGATATTTTTAACAACAGTTCACTTGTTTTGCAAACCAGAACATAATGTGAATCATGCATAATAACTCCATACTTGGAAGACCCATTTGTATGCCATTACTCACTTGATGGAATACCCTAGCTCCAAAAAGATGTCATGCCCTAATCCATGAAACatgtgaatatgttactttacatAGCAAAAAGGATTTGCATATGTGATTAGGGTTAAGGATCTTAAGATGGGAAGATTTCTAGATGATTCAGATGGGCCCAAACTACTACACCCTAGAAATGAATGATTAGAGCAGAGAGGATCAGAAAGATACAATAATAGAAGAAGGAGTAGGAGAGGGTAGTAGCATAAGAAGGACTCAACCCACTATTGCCAACTTTAAAGACAGAAGAAGGAAGCCACTtgccaaggaatgcaggtggcttCTAGAAACTTAAAATTGCCCTCAGTTCATACCGATCAAGGAAATAGGACTTCAGTCCTACAAGCACAAGAAACTGAGTTCTTCCAGCAATCTGAATGAGCCAAGAAAGACTGTCTTCTAGATCCTGTGGATAAAAATGCGACCATGGAGGCACCTTAATTTTAGCCTACAGAAACCCATGTCAGACTTCTGGCCTTGATGACTCTAAGGTAATACATTTGTGgggttttattaaaatataattaatatacaatgttatattattttcagttataaaatttaTGCTATTTTTAAGCAGCTAAGCTTGTGGTAAATTTGTTGCAGCAGCAATAGAATACTAATATATTCACCAAAATGTATAGTTTTTCTTATCTCTTGCAATAAAAGAACATCCCACAATCCCATCCCTGGGCCTCTGTAAGCCCATAtatcctcacctgtaaaatgcaaTACCCAAAGATGGTATGATGGAATCAGTTGGGAATTGGTATgtgttaagattttctttttttttttttttaagattttatttatttattcatgagacacagagagagagagagagagagagagagagagagaggcagagacacaggcagaggcagaagcaggctccacacagggtgcccagcgcgggacccgatcccgggtctccaggatcaggccctgggctgcaggaggtgctaaaccactgagccacctgggctgccctgtgttaAGATTTTCATAACCAATTCCTTCCATTGgctctgaatataaaaataatatcagcttttatttattgtattcatACTATACATACCAAATGTCACACATTTTGTTTAATCTTAGCCCTAAACCCTAAAAGTCGGCATTCTAATCCTCACTAAGCATCTAAGAAAACCAATATTCAAAGAGAGTGAATACCAGACTTAAGTGATAACGTTGTCATATGGTTGTCATATGGCACTACCAGCATTTAAGCCCCTTAACTCAGCCCATCTCACTACAAAGACTGACCCTGTCCTACCATGACATTCCACGTCCCATGAATGTTTCAGAACCAGAAACATGGTGACTCTATTTTACAGGTCTTCACAATCACCTATTTTGGAGCTGATTCATAATATCggatcccctccccccccttttttttcatttttggaggAATCAATGATTTGTCTCTTGTAAGCATCATTAGATATGGCACAATCATTAATGATAGCAATCAATGTAATTCAAACACATGATAATCTTTAGTTGAattgaagatttaaaattttttaaataagatttttttctcactcATCAGCCTGGCAGAGCAACAGAGCATTGcataattaatatttaacatCCCAGAACTGAGTGCTTCTGGTTTGTACAGAGCACTTCTGGTTTGGTGCTGTAACGCAAGTTTCCCATGAAGCGGTGAAGTAAGATTTTTAAGAGCAGAGCTCCAGAGTCAAACAGTTCCACCAAAGAATCGTGGACTTGTGGATAAATCACTTGGTCTGTCTACACCTAAGTTTCCTTCTCAGCAAAAAGGGCATATTAGTAGTGACACCTCATGACCATTTTGagtaaaaaatgagaacaaaccatgaaagacttcTCTAGCTTTATCAGCACAATTCAGTAGTAACTAATTCtctgaacaaatatatatttttaaatgatcatttgtTACCAATCTAGGGATCTTGAAACTTTGACAGGATATTTGGACCCTGTTTTGCTTCTGGATATTTAGGGCATAACTGATTAACCATTAAGACTCCCACAGCCTTCTTTCATAcatactaccttttttttttttttttctgatttaatcaAGCCTATTCCATCTTGTTTCATCTTTAGACTTATAAAGCAAATTTGAGTTAAAGGTCTTTTAGATATAGAGACAAGTAACCCACTTTGATTAACTCAACTATAAAGGTAGCATGAGGGGCAGGTGGCTAGTCAGTGTGGGATACATGGGCATTATTCAAAATGATAGAGAGCTATCAGATACCCAATGATGGAAAATTACAACTGAAACTCAAGGGAATTGAAACTGGAGGCCGAGAAAGTGTTTGCCTCTCCAGAAAGCTTGTCTCACTCATTCAATTTCATTCAACACATCTACTTgattcctttccttctcccagaACCCATTTCCTTAGCATCCAATTCGCTATGATCTCAAAATGGCATCCCATTTGCAAAGCTACCTTATAGTCCTGGTTCCAACACCAACCAACTCAGATTCTCAACTCCTTGATTCCAAACATCCCTGAGAGGTGAAGACAATTGAGCAAGATTCTCCTTTTCCATTAGGTTACCCAATAATACGTCTACAAGGAAAGAGGTCTTTCCCTTGTTCAGTCAGCTATGGCCGGGAGTGAAGCAGGTTTATGTAGAACAAAGAAATAGGGAAATTCCCTTAGAAGAGGGCATGGCTAGGACTTGCACAGATGATGTCTCAGTACAGAAAATTACTAAACAGGAATCTTGCTAGTCAAACTAAAAATGTCTTAATGTAGAATTAATTTTGGTCAAGTGCCTACCATCTATCACACATGATAACGAGGTCACTCTCCTCTAGACTCATTCCACCAGTTAATTTCTTTAATTGCCCTACATTCTCTTAGCACACTGCCTGCATTAGTCTCcaattgctgctataacaaagtaccacaaacttagtggcttaaaccaACACAAATTCATCATCTTATAGTTCTAGGCATTGGATATCCAAAATGATTCTCGATGAACCAAAATCAACATGTCAGGAGGGCTaaattccttctggaggctctcaAGGAgaacccatttcttttttttttttaaattatttatttatttattcatagagacacagagagagaatgagagtcagagacacaggcagaggtagaagcaggctctatgcagagagcctgacgtgggactcgatccagggtctccaggatcacaccctgggctgcaggcggcactaaactgctgcgccaccggggctgccccggagAACccatttctttgcctcttccagcttccagaggctgcgtgcattccttggctcatggcccctttcTTTACCTTCAAAGCCAACAGTGTACCTCTTCTCTCTGACCTCCTTCAGTTCCTATATCTTCTCTCTGGTTCCGATCCCCTTGCCTCCCTCTTGTAAGGGTTCATGTTATTACTCTGGgaccacccagataatccaggataatctccccatctcaagatttttaatataatgaCAGCTCTAACGTCCCTTTTACCATGtcagaaaacatatttacagTTTCTAAGAATTAGGATGAACATCTTTGGGGAGCCATTATTCAGCCTAACAACACTGTTCAATATGGAGTAGGAGATTAGTAAATGTTTCTTTGGTTATTTACTTTACCATTCCTGCTAACTGTGctcatattttaaatactaaagtGAATAAGAAATTCTgcataaacattctttttttttatttccaatacTTGGGTCCCTACTAATCATCTGAAACTTGCATTTGTGGCAGATATGAAAATTCACTTGAACAGTTGAGAATTGCAGAAATATGTGATTTCAGTTGCCAGCTCAATCTCTTCTTGTTAAATCTTGAAAACTTgacatttgaaagagaaaggctGTGGAACAATTCCACTTCATAAAATATTCTTCCAGTTTGGGAACATAAGATTTTACAAGTTTCCAAATGTCCTCTAATCACACTTTAAAATAGGGAGTTGAATACAAAAAAATGGAGGTGCCTTGTAAAGGATAGTGACATGGGTTTCCCAATTCTTTACATGCTCTTTGAGAAAATGcttaaacagaaaaaacaaatgatggCCTTTCTAAGTTAAAACAGTTCCAGTTGCTTCAACAGATCACTGCACAAGAGTGAACAACCCCATATTGAAATCTTGCCTACTGGAAGCACCTCCCATGCCCTCTTGTTCATGGAAAAGTCTGTAATATTAATGAGTTATGACTTTACAAAAGCTGGGGCCAAACATGAAGAGCTCAGCGCTGGGGCACATGATCCCCACATGAGATGTAGATAAGTGATCTCCCTACATCATTCAAGTGGTCCCATTATCTCCagtctcaccaccaccaccctcatcTTTTCCGCTGCCCTGCTCC
The Canis lupus baileyi chromosome 2, mCanLup2.hap1, whole genome shotgun sequence genome window above contains:
- the LOC140623089 gene encoding cytosolic beta-glucosidase, with the protein product MSPMTVYWAPLNKGHTSPHLAECSSWPPSDSMAFPAGFGWGASTAAYQVEGGWDADGKGPSVWDTFTHQGGERVFKNQTGDVACGSYTLWEEDLKCIKQLGLTHYRFSLSWSRLLPDGTTGFINQKGIDYYNKIIDDLLANGVMPIVTLYHFDLPQALENKGGWLSEAIVESFDKYARFCFSTFGDRVKQWITINEPNIFALLAYDLGIFPPGIPHIGTGGYQAAHNLIKAHARSWHSYNSLFRREQKGMVSLAIFAPWVEPADPNSVSDQEAAKRAIAFSLDFFAKPIFTDGDYPEVVKSQIAFMSKKQGYPSSRLPEFTEEEKRMIKGTADFFALNYYTTRLVKYQENKKGELGFLQDVEIEIFPDPSWISLGWIYVVPWGIRKLLKYIKDTYNNPVIYITENGFSQGDPASLDDTQRWEYFRQTFQELFKAIQLDKVNLKIYCAWTLLDNFEWNYGYSKRFGLFHVDFEDPARPRVPYTSAKEYAKIIQNNGLEEHL